DNA from Pseudomonas mendocina:
TGGCCGACAACTCCCAGTTGCCGAAATCACCGCGCCCCACGAAGGGCTTGGCATCGGTATGGCCGCTGATGCTGATCTTGTTCGGCACCGCGCGAATGGTATCGGCCATGGCCAGCAGGATGTCTTCGAAATAAGGCTGCAACTCGGCGCTGCCGAGGGCGAACATCGGTCGGTTCTCGGCATCCATGATCTGGATGCGCAAACCATCCTGGGTGATCTCGAACAGGATCTGGTCCTTGAAACGCTGCAGTTGCGGATTCTCCTCGACCTTGTTCTGCAACTCCTGCAGCAGCAACTCCAGGCGTTCGCGCTCCATCTTGTCCGCCAGGGTCTCGACCATGTCGGAGCTGATGTTGACTTCATCCGGCTGGCTTTCAGGCGTTTCCGACATATCCGGGTTCAGCGTGCGCTCGGGAGCCGGCGTCGGCGTGCCGCCCAGATCGATGGCATAGGGGCTGGCACTTTCGGTAAAACCAACGGGATCCTGGAAATAACCGGAAATGGCGCGTTTCTGCTCCGGCGTAGCCGAAGACATCAGCCACATCACCAGGAAGAACGCCATCATCGCGGTGGCAAAGTCGGCGAACGCGATCTTCCAGGCACCGCCATGATGCCCGCCAGCGCTCTTCTTGACCCGCTTGACGATGATGGGTTGGTTGTTTTCCATGATTCAGCGACTCGGCTCAGTTGCCACGCATGGCCTGCTCGAGCTCGCTGAAGCTCGGCCGGTGCGCCGGATAGAGCACCTTGCGGCCGAACTCCACCGCCAGGCTCGGCGGCATGCCCGAGGCCGAAGCGACCAGGGTCGCCTTGATCGCTTCATAGAGGTTCAGTTCCTCCTTGGCATCATGCTCCAGCGCGCCCGACAGCGGGCCGAAGAAGCCATAAGAGGCGAGAATCCCGAGGAAGGTACCGACCAGTGCGGTACCCACTTTCTCACCGATCTGCGCGTTGTCCGCCTCGGCCAGAATCGACATGGTGATCACGATGCCCAGTACCGCCGCAACGATACCCATCGCCGGCATGCCGTCGGCGACCTTGGCGACCGCATGAGCCGGGTGCTCGA
Protein-coding regions in this window:
- the motB gene encoding flagellar motor protein MotB → MENNQPIIVKRVKKSAGGHHGGAWKIAFADFATAMMAFFLVMWLMSSATPEQKRAISGYFQDPVGFTESASPYAIDLGGTPTPAPERTLNPDMSETPESQPDEVNISSDMVETLADKMERERLELLLQELQNKVEENPQLQRFKDQILFEITQDGLRIQIMDAENRPMFALGSAELQPYFEDILLAMADTIRAVPNKISISGHTDAKPFVGRGDFGNWELSANRANAARRTLIAGGYSEDQVARVVGYASSALFDREDPLNPVNRRIDIIVLTKKAQRAIEGEQGADEGAAAPAASDAPPAAQAPNGQAPNGAPGDPLPADQVRQRLNIFEDGALQLDQLNNQ